Part of the Rhodothermus bifroesti genome, CAGAAGAGCCTGACGTGCGGGGCACACTTTTTTTGACCTTGATTTTTTTAGCTATGGTTTTTGGATTTTGGATTATCGTGTACCTTATGCTTTTAAACCGGTAAGCCTATGAAAGTCCATGCCTACGAGCGCACTTTTATGGCCGTTGGGGGCGTTTTGCTGGTGCTTTGTCTGGTAGCCCTCGTTTACGCCTCGTTTGCTATGGGCATTCATTTGCCTGGGCGTACGGGGGAGATTGAGCCTGGCAAGGTTTTTACAACGCCGCCGTTTGACCGTCCTGGCGTGCATCAAACGGGGCCCAACCGGTACGATGTGGTGATTATTGGACAAGCCTGGCGTTTTCACCCGATGGAGCTGCGCGTGCCGGTCGGAGCGGAGCTTAACTTCATCGCGACGGCCTTTGACGTCATCCACGGCTTTTCTATTGAGGGGACGCGCGTGAACATGATGCTCATTCCAGGCCAAATCACCCGTTTAAGCTATCGCTTCCGCTCGCCTGGGGAGTACCTGATCGTATGTCATGAATACTGTGGCGCTGGCCACCATAACATGTACGGAAAAATCATCGTCGAATAAGCCATGGCTGAACATGTTGTTGCTTCGACGCCAGTTGTTGCGGATCCCACGCCGATCACGCTATCGGAAACCCAGCGTCGCGTATTGCGCTGGACGCTATACGTGGGCTACGCGGCACTGACAGCCGGCATTTTTCACGGTTTAGCCCAGGCCCTTTCTT contains:
- a CDS encoding cytochrome c oxidase subunit 2A, which encodes MAEARPVQQPAPPEEPDVRGTLFLTLIFLAMVFGFWIIVYLMLLNR
- a CDS encoding cytochrome c oxidase subunit II, which codes for MKVHAYERTFMAVGGVLLVLCLVALVYASFAMGIHLPGRTGEIEPGKVFTTPPFDRPGVHQTGPNRYDVVIIGQAWRFHPMELRVPVGAELNFIATAFDVIHGFSIEGTRVNMMLIPGQITRLSYRFRSPGEYLIVCHEYCGAGHHNMYGKIIVE